A stretch of the Bacillus sp. B-jedd genome encodes the following:
- a CDS encoding pentapeptide repeat-containing protein, with protein MSDKLKAYLDGIFSPYEDIKTINEVKLELFHDLQEKMDDLKREGFTDEAAFHKTIDSIGDISEIVEAIHDKTRELQQRVGMDLSKSNMENSDFTSVKVHDGKFDYSNLQGSDFTDADLSNSSFKCSNLDKAIFDRANLRGAKINKSNLGGASFKAAILDDTDFSNSNLSEVCFDNQTFNGTIFNNAGLKGTSFKNAVFHNVSFKTNVKKAIFDGATMDKLTFAILKGYKANLDNVTVV; from the coding sequence ATGAGTGATAAATTAAAAGCATATTTGGATGGCATTTTTTCTCCTTATGAGGACATAAAGACCATTAATGAAGTTAAGCTGGAGCTCTTCCATGACCTGCAGGAAAAGATGGACGATTTAAAGAGGGAAGGATTCACAGATGAAGCAGCTTTTCATAAAACGATTGATTCGATAGGCGACATTTCTGAAATTGTAGAAGCAATTCATGATAAAACGAGAGAGCTGCAACAAAGAGTGGGGATGGATTTATCCAAGAGCAATATGGAAAATTCCGATTTTACATCTGTGAAGGTCCATGACGGCAAGTTCGATTACAGCAATCTTCAGGGCAGTGACTTTACTGATGCGGACTTGTCGAACAGTTCATTTAAATGCAGTAATTTAGATAAGGCCATATTCGACCGTGCGAATCTAAGAGGAGCCAAAATCAATAAGTCTAATTTGGGGGGAGCAAGTTTCAAGGCAGCCATTTTGGATGATACGGATTTTTCTAATTCTAACTTATCAGAAGTATGTTTTGACAATCAGACCTTCAATGGGACCATCTTTAACAATGCCGGGCTAAAAGGGACTTCCTTTAAAAATGCTGTCTTCCACAACGTTTCTTTCAAAACAAATGTCAAAAAGGCTATATTTGACGGAGCCACGATGGATAAATTGACATTTGCGATTTTAAAGGGATATAAGGCGAATCTTGATAATGTCACAGTTGTTTAA
- a CDS encoding precorrin-2 dehydrogenase/sirohydrochlorin ferrochelatase family protein encodes MIYPIFLELKGRPVLVVGGGMVAGRKAAGFVGAGAVVTVVSPDLSPELAEMAEEGKITWRRKCFSREDVGEAFLIIAATNDRETNFAVKKAAGSHQLVTIADNPDASDFHVPSIVRQGKLTLAVSTSGASPSLAKKIRLELEEKYGDQYTDYLDFLDESRKKIIGTVQDAGRKRELLSLLAKDETLLDKKRRLEMAERLDKLIREGTD; translated from the coding sequence TTGATCTATCCGATTTTTCTTGAATTAAAAGGCCGTCCGGTGCTCGTTGTTGGCGGCGGCATGGTTGCAGGACGAAAAGCGGCAGGGTTTGTAGGCGCAGGCGCTGTTGTGACGGTAGTAAGCCCTGACCTTTCACCCGAATTGGCGGAAATGGCTGAGGAAGGCAAAATTACTTGGAGAAGGAAGTGCTTTTCCCGTGAAGATGTGGGGGAGGCATTCCTGATTATTGCCGCCACCAATGACCGCGAGACAAATTTTGCAGTGAAAAAAGCAGCTGGCTCTCATCAGCTTGTCACAATCGCGGACAATCCGGATGCATCGGATTTTCACGTGCCATCCATCGTCAGGCAAGGAAAATTGACTTTGGCTGTTTCAACATCTGGTGCAAGCCCTTCCCTTGCAAAAAAAATCCGCTTGGAACTTGAAGAAAAGTATGGCGATCAGTACACCGACTATCTGGACTTCCTTGATGAATCCAGGAAGAAAATCATCGGAACTGTACAAGATGCCGGCCGGAAAAGGGAACTGCTATCGCTGCTTGCTAAAGATGAAACTCTGCTGGATAAAAAACGCAGACTCGAAATGGCAGAGCGACTGGATAAGTTGATTAGGGAAGGGACTGACTAA
- the kynA gene encoding tryptophan 2,3-dioxygenase yields the protein MVLDNKNPTTGEESIVVDFTNNMTYSEYLQLDKILSAQHRLSGHHDEMLFIIIHQVSELWMKLMIHELNAAIAAIKDDNLSSAQKCLARVTKTQAQVIHAWDVLSTLTPSEYMEFRETLGQASGFQSYQNRMIEFALGYKNSHILKIYQKDPVLQAELKKAYEAPSIYDAAIHALYKAGFPIDEKILARDVTQSYKENDSVRAAWMSVYKNTKSHWELYELAEKLVDLEDCFQQWRFRHMKTVERIIGFKTGTGGSSGVGYLKKVLDQRFFPELWDIRTIL from the coding sequence ATGGTTCTTGACAACAAAAACCCAACAACGGGAGAAGAAAGCATTGTTGTTGATTTTACTAACAATATGACATACAGCGAGTATCTCCAGCTTGATAAAATCCTGTCGGCCCAACATCGGCTATCCGGCCACCACGATGAAATGCTGTTTATCATCATCCATCAGGTCAGTGAGCTATGGATGAAGCTGATGATTCACGAGCTGAATGCGGCGATTGCTGCCATTAAGGACGATAATCTCTCCTCAGCGCAAAAATGCCTGGCGCGCGTCACAAAAACGCAGGCACAGGTCATTCATGCGTGGGATGTGCTGTCAACCCTAACACCGTCAGAGTATATGGAATTCAGGGAAACGCTTGGCCAGGCGTCCGGCTTCCAGTCGTACCAAAACCGGATGATTGAATTCGCGCTAGGCTACAAGAACAGCCATATCCTTAAAATATATCAAAAAGACCCGGTCCTGCAGGCCGAGCTGAAAAAAGCCTATGAAGCACCGAGCATTTATGATGCAGCCATCCATGCTTTGTATAAAGCAGGATTTCCAATTGATGAAAAAATCCTCGCCCGGGACGTAACGCAATCCTACAAGGAAAACGATTCGGTAAGGGCTGCCTGGATGAGTGTTTACAAAAACACGAAGTCACATTGGGAGCTATACGAACTCGCTGAAAAACTTGTTGATCTCGAAGACTGCTTTCAGCAATGGCGATTCCGCCATATGAAAACGGTCGAGCGGATCATCGGATTTAAAACCGGCACAGGCGGCTCATCCGGAGTCGGCTACCTGAAAAAAGTTCTCGACCAGCGCTTTTTCCCAGAACTATGGGATATTCGGACAATATTATAA
- the kynB gene encoding arylformamidase, whose amino-acid sequence MTNNKWIDISQPLHNGIGHWPGDTPFHYETAFTNEQTGSVNIGRITTSLHTGTHVDAPFHFDNEGERILGLDIGIFIGPSRVIDVSSFEKINAETLRCFDLEGIERLLLKTAVPNSPDHFPERIQELEANIAAYLSEKGVKLLGVDVPSVDLLDSKDMAVHHALYRHGIHILENLMLDDVENGDYELIALPLALKDADGSPVRAVIRKL is encoded by the coding sequence ATGACTAACAACAAGTGGATTGATATTTCGCAGCCCCTTCATAACGGAATTGGCCACTGGCCAGGCGACACGCCGTTCCATTATGAAACCGCGTTCACAAATGAACAGACCGGCTCCGTCAATATTGGCAGAATCACAACCAGCCTCCATACAGGCACCCATGTAGACGCGCCGTTTCATTTTGATAATGAAGGTGAAAGGATTCTTGGGCTCGACATCGGCATATTCATTGGTCCGTCACGTGTAATCGACGTCTCTTCCTTTGAAAAGATTAATGCAGAAACACTCCGATGCTTTGACCTTGAAGGAATCGAACGGCTGCTTCTCAAAACGGCAGTCCCGAACAGCCCGGACCATTTCCCTGAACGAATTCAGGAACTCGAAGCGAATATCGCCGCTTATCTTAGCGAAAAAGGCGTAAAGCTGCTAGGCGTAGATGTTCCTTCCGTTGACCTGCTCGACAGCAAAGACATGGCGGTCCATCACGCACTGTATCGCCACGGCATCCATATCCTTGAAAACCTCATGCTCGATGATGTTGAAAACGGCGACTACGAACTAATCGCCCTGCCACTTGCACTTAAGGACGCTGATGGCAGTCCGGTCCGCGCGGTCATCAGGAAGCTGTAG
- the kynU gene encoding kynureninase — MIITYEYAKELDRQDSLASYRNEFYLNENKIYLDGNSLGLLSRRAEQSLLGMIEAWKVHGIDGWTAGDYPWFYLSENLGNQVAPLVGADEGEVIVTGSTTVNLHQLAATFYQPRGKRTKILADELNFPSDIYALQSQLKLKGFDPATHLIQVKSNDGHTLTEEDIISSMTDEIALIVLPGILYRSGQILDMEFLTKEAHKRGIPIGFDLCHSIGSIPHHLTDWNVDFAFWCHYKHLNAGPGAAAGLYVNKRHFGKLPGLAGWFGSNKEKQFDMEHELTSAGDSGAYQIGTPNIFSMAPIIGSLSMFNEIGMEKIRAKSLRLTGYLMELIKSELVGHGFIVRNPLDDERRGGHVFLEHPEAPRICKALKADGIIPDFRAPNGIRLAPVALYNTFEEVWQTVQILKTIMVEEKYKQFENKRGVVA, encoded by the coding sequence ATGATAATTACATACGAGTATGCCAAGGAGCTTGACCGGCAGGATTCTCTCGCATCGTACAGGAATGAATTTTATCTAAACGAAAACAAAATTTATTTGGATGGCAATTCGCTTGGGCTTTTGTCCAGACGGGCCGAACAATCATTGCTCGGGATGATCGAAGCCTGGAAAGTGCATGGCATCGACGGCTGGACAGCAGGAGATTATCCGTGGTTCTATTTGTCTGAAAACCTGGGAAACCAAGTGGCGCCGCTTGTCGGAGCGGATGAAGGCGAAGTCATTGTCACAGGCTCAACAACAGTAAACCTTCACCAGCTCGCAGCCACTTTTTATCAGCCAAGAGGGAAACGGACGAAAATCCTCGCTGACGAACTGAATTTCCCGAGCGACATTTACGCGCTTCAGAGCCAGTTGAAGCTAAAGGGGTTCGATCCTGCAACCCACCTAATACAAGTAAAAAGCAATGATGGCCATACCCTTACTGAAGAAGACATCATCTCTTCAATGACCGATGAAATTGCCTTGATTGTCCTGCCAGGCATCCTTTATCGGAGCGGCCAGATCCTTGACATGGAGTTTTTAACAAAAGAGGCCCATAAGCGTGGAATCCCAATCGGTTTCGACTTGTGCCACTCGATCGGCTCCATCCCCCACCACCTCACTGACTGGAATGTCGATTTTGCATTCTGGTGCCATTACAAGCATTTGAATGCCGGTCCCGGAGCAGCGGCCGGACTATATGTAAACAAAAGGCATTTTGGCAAACTTCCGGGCCTTGCAGGCTGGTTCGGTTCAAACAAGGAGAAGCAATTCGATATGGAGCATGAACTTACATCTGCCGGTGATTCCGGTGCCTACCAAATAGGCACGCCAAATATTTTCAGCATGGCCCCGATTATCGGCTCGCTGTCGATGTTCAATGAAATCGGCATGGAAAAAATACGGGCAAAATCACTCCGTCTCACCGGATATTTAATGGAGCTCATTAAGTCAGAATTGGTCGGCCACGGATTTATTGTTCGAAATCCACTGGACGATGAAAGACGTGGCGGGCATGTTTTTCTTGAACACCCGGAAGCTCCGAGGATCTGCAAGGCGTTGAAGGCGGACGGAATCATACCCGATTTCCGCGCCCCGAACGGAATCCGGCTCGCCCCCGTCGCCCTATATAATACATTTGAAGAAGTATGGCAAACAGTCCAGATCCTGAAGACAATTATGGTCGAGGAGAAATACAAGCAATTTGAAAACAAGCGGGGAGTTGTGGCATGA
- a CDS encoding arylamine N-acetyltransferase family protein yields MTTVNELFRKRIGIEQDEPINFENLGQALEKAALALPFENVCVMKGGTTEITEQSLMEKILTRNEGGLCYDLNAILYLFLAENSFNARLIRGVVYDASDQKWSETGKTHVAILIMDKGQQYLVDTGFGGNLPLIPVPLNGETVSSRNGVFRVQKEPSEYGDYCLYMKLNHKDNDWRKGYAFDANDTATTISDLNEIQKIIVNHPGSVFNKRILITRLTNKGSVTLAGNSATIWTDGTIKKEEISDEKFKELASDLFGLTI; encoded by the coding sequence ATGACTACAGTTAATGAATTGTTTCGCAAAAGGATTGGGATTGAGCAGGATGAGCCAATCAACTTTGAAAATCTTGGACAAGCCCTTGAAAAGGCAGCATTGGCGCTTCCTTTTGAAAATGTGTGTGTGATGAAAGGCGGGACAACTGAAATAACGGAGCAGTCTTTGATGGAAAAGATCCTCACGCGGAACGAGGGTGGGCTTTGTTATGACCTCAATGCCATTCTCTATTTGTTTCTTGCGGAAAACAGCTTTAATGCCAGGTTAATCCGAGGAGTTGTTTATGACGCAAGCGATCAAAAATGGAGTGAGACCGGTAAAACCCACGTGGCCATTCTCATTATGGATAAAGGCCAGCAATATCTCGTCGATACCGGGTTTGGCGGCAACCTTCCGTTAATCCCTGTCCCATTAAACGGCGAAACCGTCTCATCCAGAAACGGTGTTTTCCGTGTTCAAAAGGAACCAAGTGAATACGGGGATTATTGTTTGTATATGAAGCTTAATCATAAGGATAACGATTGGCGAAAAGGCTATGCCTTTGACGCCAATGATACCGCCACGACCATAAGTGACTTAAATGAAATCCAGAAGATTATCGTCAACCATCCAGGTTCCGTATTCAATAAACGGATATTAATTACGAGGCTGACCAATAAAGGAAGCGTCACACTGGCAGGAAATTCGGCCACCATCTGGACAGATGGCACGATAAAAAAAGAAGAAATCAGTGACGAAAAGTTTAAGGAATTGGCTAGCGATTTGTTTGGACTTACAATATAA
- a CDS encoding TetR/AcrR family transcriptional regulator — protein sequence MYSKFLNLETEKRNRILNAALDEFVQKGYDNASTNEIVKKAGISKGLLFHYFKNKKQLYLFLYDYTLDMFEKEFFEKMDSMENDIFIKMRQIVLLKLALIHKHPDMFNFLLTAVREESPEITLRNKELIERSYVKILENIDLSPFREDLDIPSAINIIVWTLQGYSNQIQEKNKFLSLDEINYDEILAKVDGYLKVLRKSFYK from the coding sequence GTGTATTCGAAGTTTTTAAATTTGGAAACAGAAAAGCGCAATCGTATTTTAAACGCTGCTCTGGATGAGTTTGTACAGAAGGGCTATGACAATGCATCGACGAATGAAATCGTCAAGAAGGCAGGCATTTCAAAGGGACTTCTTTTCCACTATTTCAAAAATAAAAAGCAATTGTATCTTTTTTTATATGACTACACACTCGATATGTTTGAAAAAGAATTTTTCGAGAAAATGGATTCAATGGAAAATGACATTTTTATTAAAATGCGCCAGATTGTTTTGCTTAAACTGGCGTTGATTCATAAGCATCCTGATATGTTCAATTTTTTACTGACGGCTGTCCGGGAGGAATCCCCTGAGATTACGCTCCGAAATAAGGAACTGATTGAAAGGAGCTATGTCAAAATTCTGGAGAACATTGACCTGTCACCATTCAGAGAAGATTTGGACATCCCAAGTGCGATCAATATCATTGTCTGGACACTCCAAGGTTATTCAAATCAGATTCAGGAAAAAAACAAATTTCTGTCGCTGGATGAAATCAATTATGATGAAATTCTTGCAAAAGTAGACGGATATTTAAAAGTACTTAGAAAATCTTTCTATAAGTGA
- a CDS encoding ABC transporter ATP-binding protein: MNVIEINNLTKNYGKARGITEISFHVEEGEIFGFIGPNGAGKSTTIRTLLSLIYPTSGSAKIFGKDCVKHAPEIKKEIGYLPAEVFYYDNMRVLDLLNYSASFYKKDCRKRIQELAELLDLDLHKKIEDLSLGNKKKVGIVQGLLHEPKLIILDEPTSGLDPLMQQKFFELLREENKKGVTILFSSHILSEVQRLCDRVAIIKEGKIVQVERISKLKESTYKKFKIETVMPVEMNFFQLEGVNDLDAAGTTVSFLYRGNLNEIMKRIAETEIVNLWVTEPDLEEIFMHYYEKEE, translated from the coding sequence ATGAATGTCATTGAAATAAACAACCTGACGAAGAATTACGGAAAAGCGAGAGGGATTACCGAGATCAGTTTTCATGTAGAGGAAGGCGAGATTTTTGGGTTTATCGGACCGAATGGGGCAGGGAAATCAACAACAATCCGTACCCTGCTGTCCCTCATATATCCGACGAGCGGAAGTGCGAAGATATTTGGCAAAGACTGTGTAAAGCATGCGCCTGAAATTAAAAAGGAGATCGGCTATCTCCCTGCGGAGGTTTTTTACTACGACAATATGAGAGTGTTAGATTTGCTAAACTATTCAGCAAGTTTTTATAAAAAAGACTGCCGGAAAAGAATTCAGGAATTAGCTGAACTGCTTGATCTTGATTTGCATAAGAAAATCGAAGATCTGTCTCTCGGAAACAAAAAGAAAGTGGGGATCGTGCAGGGGCTTCTGCATGAACCGAAGCTGATCATCCTTGATGAACCAACAAGCGGCCTAGATCCACTCATGCAGCAGAAATTTTTTGAGCTGCTGAGGGAAGAGAATAAAAAAGGCGTGACGATTTTGTTTTCTTCGCATATTTTAAGCGAAGTTCAAAGGTTGTGCGATCGCGTGGCGATTATTAAAGAGGGGAAAATTGTTCAAGTTGAGAGAATAAGTAAGCTGAAAGAAAGCACTTATAAAAAGTTCAAAATAGAAACAGTTATGCCAGTCGAGATGAACTTTTTCCAACTGGAAGGAGTAAATGATTTGGATGCGGCAGGTACTACGGTCAGTTTTTTATACCGTGGCAACCTCAACGAAATCATGAAAAGGATCGCTGAAACCGAGATTGTAAATCTGTGGGTGACTGAGCCTGATCTTGAGGAAATCTTCATGCATTACTATGAAAAGGAGGAGTAA
- a CDS encoding ABC transporter permease subunit, which translates to MNIYLHELRANRKSTILWTLSMIGLVLLFLLMFPSFSREAEEFKLVLEGFPVAVKKAVGLSLETITTLLGFYSYVFLYVTLCGAIQAMNLGLSIVSKEARIKTAEFLLSKPVTRTEVITSKLLAALTILVLTNIVFMAAAAAIASMVASESFSLKLFLMISLTMFFLQVIFLTLGTLISSFAPKIKSVLSVSLGTVFALFIIGMFASVTDDHTLKYASPFKYFDPAEIVKNSSYDGRFLGLSIGIALAATAASYVIFAKQDIS; encoded by the coding sequence ATGAATATATATTTGCACGAGCTGAGGGCCAATCGTAAATCAACAATTCTGTGGACCTTGAGCATGATTGGCCTTGTTCTCCTGTTCCTGTTGATGTTTCCCTCGTTTTCGCGGGAAGCAGAAGAGTTTAAACTAGTGTTAGAAGGTTTCCCAGTGGCGGTCAAAAAAGCTGTCGGTCTTTCCTTGGAGACCATTACGACACTGCTTGGCTTCTATTCTTATGTTTTTCTGTATGTCACTTTGTGCGGAGCGATACAAGCGATGAATCTCGGCTTATCGATTGTTTCGAAGGAGGCCAGGATTAAAACAGCCGAATTTCTTTTGTCAAAACCCGTTACGCGAACAGAGGTAATCACTTCGAAGCTTTTGGCGGCCTTGACCATATTGGTTTTGACAAATATTGTCTTTATGGCCGCTGCAGCTGCTATCGCTTCAATGGTGGCCTCCGAAAGCTTCAGTTTAAAACTGTTTCTGATGATCTCATTGACGATGTTTTTTCTCCAGGTAATTTTTCTGACATTGGGAACTTTGATTTCCTCGTTTGCGCCGAAGATCAAGTCGGTATTGTCCGTCTCACTTGGAACGGTGTTTGCCTTGTTTATCATCGGGATGTTCGCCTCAGTCACTGACGATCATACGCTCAAGTATGCTTCGCCGTTTAAATACTTTGACCCAGCCGAAATCGTGAAAAACTCAAGCTATGATGGGCGATTCCTTGGCCTCAGTATCGGAATTGCGCTTGCGGCCACTGCAGCAAGCTATGTGATTTTCGCAAAGCAGGATATCAGCTAG
- a CDS encoding ABC transporter permease subunit: MNIFFRELKAHRKSLIIWCLGVIFMIVSGMGKYDAMSNSGQSINDLMGALPKGLQAFFGIGGLDLSTVIGYYGLLYLYVVIMAAIHAVMLGANIIAKEERDKTAEFLFSKPVSRRKVVSCKLSAAFVQAAIINFVAYVSSILIVSRYDGGAYADRDIATLMIGMFLLQLVFLAVGASVGALEKKAGKAGATATSIMLATFILSVAIDMNDKMDPLKYLTPFKYFEAKELLHDGGFNGVFILLSAAIIAVMTAVTYINFQKRDLN, from the coding sequence ATGAATATCTTTTTCAGAGAATTGAAAGCTCACCGTAAATCTCTTATAATCTGGTGCTTGGGTGTCATCTTTATGATCGTCTCGGGAATGGGTAAGTACGATGCGATGTCCAATTCGGGGCAATCGATCAATGATTTAATGGGGGCCCTGCCAAAAGGGCTTCAAGCATTCTTTGGTATTGGCGGTCTTGATCTGTCAACCGTGATCGGTTATTACGGCCTTTTGTACCTTTATGTGGTGATTATGGCCGCGATTCACGCTGTCATGTTGGGCGCGAATATTATTGCAAAAGAAGAACGTGATAAAACGGCTGAATTTTTGTTTTCAAAGCCTGTTTCCAGAAGGAAAGTGGTCTCGTGCAAACTCTCTGCCGCCTTTGTCCAGGCTGCCATTATTAACTTTGTAGCTTACGTGTCATCGATTTTGATCGTTTCCAGATATGATGGGGGAGCATATGCCGATAGGGATATTGCCACCCTCATGATAGGAATGTTCCTTTTACAACTCGTTTTTCTGGCCGTTGGGGCATCGGTCGGGGCTTTGGAAAAGAAAGCGGGAAAGGCGGGTGCGACTGCCACGTCAATTATGCTGGCAACGTTTATTTTGTCCGTTGCCATCGACATGAACGACAAGATGGATCCGTTGAAGTACTTGACCCCGTTTAAATACTTCGAAGCGAAAGAACTGCTCCACGACGGTGGCTTCAATGGGGTTTTTATCCTTCTGTCAGCCGCCATCATTGCCGTGATGACTGCAGTGACTTACATTAACTTCCAAAAACGGGACTTAAATTAG
- a CDS encoding homoserine dehydrogenase, which produces MTDIHVALLGFGTVGKGVYETIKGHQTRLKAILGKNVKVTGILVRNVEKHELQDDGVLLTSNFDEILNLPKLDIVIEAIVGREPGFSYLKRSIERGCHIITANKEMFAYHGKELLELASRNNVACGFEATVAGGIPAIQTVRTLLNVNKIERIEGIVNGTSNYILTKMREDGVAFEEALQAAKEKGYAEEDPSNDIEGHDAFYKAMVLSQIAFGEQPEWSAVTRKGISAITHSHIRLFSEWGLRVKHVISLEKGVRGIVCSVKPVLVDPSHPLYSVEGVQNAVSIEGDIVGNILLQGPGAGKFPTASAIVEDLIQLNAKQGCYFDQEKNVRFKKEARHQWAILTKQTNVFIPESLELLGRATEKAIFVSGKEKDIDKLLETYPGLNIYQLYGQLDNEFLAKSLHTSSRLERKAAVPKGI; this is translated from the coding sequence GTGACAGACATCCATGTGGCACTATTGGGCTTTGGCACAGTCGGCAAGGGCGTATACGAAACAATCAAGGGCCATCAAACAAGGCTAAAAGCGATCCTTGGCAAAAATGTAAAAGTAACGGGCATACTTGTACGAAACGTTGAAAAACACGAGTTGCAAGATGACGGAGTGCTTCTCACCTCAAACTTTGATGAAATTTTAAACCTGCCAAAGCTTGATATCGTCATTGAAGCAATCGTTGGCCGGGAACCAGGCTTTTCCTATTTAAAAAGGTCAATTGAAAGAGGCTGCCACATCATTACTGCAAACAAGGAGATGTTTGCTTACCATGGAAAGGAACTGCTTGAACTTGCTTCCAGAAACAATGTTGCCTGCGGGTTCGAAGCCACTGTCGCAGGTGGTATTCCCGCAATCCAAACAGTGAGGACCCTTTTGAACGTCAATAAGATCGAGCGCATTGAAGGAATTGTCAACGGCACTTCCAATTATATTTTGACAAAAATGCGCGAGGATGGAGTTGCTTTTGAAGAAGCGCTTCAAGCAGCGAAAGAGAAAGGATATGCCGAGGAAGACCCCAGCAATGATATAGAAGGCCACGACGCTTTTTATAAGGCGATGGTACTGAGCCAGATTGCATTCGGGGAACAGCCGGAATGGTCAGCCGTTACGAGAAAGGGAATATCAGCAATCACCCACTCTCATATCCGCTTATTTTCAGAATGGGGCCTTCGCGTCAAGCATGTGATTTCACTGGAAAAAGGAGTTCGGGGGATTGTTTGCTCCGTGAAACCTGTACTCGTGGATCCATCGCACCCATTATATTCTGTCGAAGGTGTCCAGAATGCTGTTTCAATCGAGGGTGATATTGTCGGAAACATCCTCCTCCAAGGACCTGGTGCCGGAAAGTTCCCAACCGCCAGCGCCATCGTCGAGGATTTAATCCAACTTAATGCAAAACAAGGCTGTTATTTTGATCAGGAAAAGAATGTCCGTTTTAAAAAGGAAGCTCGCCATCAGTGGGCAATCCTCACAAAACAAACGAATGTCTTTATTCCTGAATCCCTAGAGCTACTTGGCCGCGCCACGGAAAAAGCCATTTTTGTGAGCGGAAAGGAAAAGGATATCGATAAATTGCTTGAAACATACCCGGGCTTGAATATCTATCAGCTATACGGACAACTCGACAACGAATTCCTGGCAAAATCGCTTCACACCAGTTCAAGATTAGAAAGAAAGGCGGCTGTCCCAAAAGGCATATAA
- the metX gene encoding homoserine O-acetyltransferase MetX: protein MTAEGLPISAETTFPPEYGKINIGNLQLESGQVLQGVELAFERAGRKGGPLILVCHALTGNQYTVGTDEQPGWWYGLIGPGGYIDTGKYEVITFNVLGGCAGTTGPNSMNPLSKKRYKSEYPKITIRDIVQSQVLALRKLGIHQIKAAVGGSLGGMQVLELAVAYPDFAELIIPMAVTPYLSDYGIAFNAIGRNAIQRDPAWNGGLYSEGDRIAGLEIARMIGMVTYRTGALFNERFKRELKDSETFQVESYLNYQGQKLSSRFDANSYLILLGAMDSHDIGRGRQGWKKAIERITAKTLLLGYTGDLLYPPESVKEIAEALREAGKEAEYVEVKTDFGHDGFLAEFPKWGGILQAALTN from the coding sequence ATGACAGCCGAAGGTTTACCAATCAGCGCTGAAACAACTTTTCCCCCGGAATACGGGAAAATAAATATTGGCAACCTTCAACTAGAGTCCGGTCAGGTGCTTCAAGGCGTTGAACTTGCTTTTGAGCGGGCCGGGAGAAAAGGCGGCCCCCTCATCCTCGTCTGCCATGCACTGACAGGAAATCAATACACAGTCGGAACGGATGAACAGCCAGGCTGGTGGTATGGCCTGATTGGCCCAGGGGGATATATCGATACCGGCAAGTACGAGGTCATTACCTTCAATGTACTCGGAGGCTGCGCGGGCACGACGGGTCCAAACAGTATGAATCCATTGTCAAAAAAACGGTATAAATCCGAGTATCCTAAAATAACGATAAGAGATATTGTCCAGTCACAAGTTTTGGCACTCCGTAAACTTGGCATCCATCAAATAAAAGCGGCCGTCGGAGGGTCACTTGGCGGTATGCAGGTACTTGAATTGGCCGTCGCCTATCCTGATTTTGCAGAGCTGATCATCCCAATGGCCGTGACTCCTTACCTTAGTGATTATGGAATTGCTTTTAACGCGATTGGAAGGAATGCCATCCAGCGGGATCCGGCCTGGAACGGCGGGCTTTATTCTGAGGGTGACCGGATTGCAGGGCTTGAAATCGCAAGAATGATCGGCATGGTCACCTACCGGACCGGCGCGTTGTTCAACGAGAGATTTAAGAGGGAGCTTAAGGACTCCGAGACTTTCCAGGTCGAATCTTATTTGAATTATCAGGGCCAAAAGCTTTCTTCCCGTTTTGATGCCAATAGCTATTTGATTTTGCTTGGGGCGATGGATTCCCATGATATAGGCAGAGGCCGGCAAGGTTGGAAAAAGGCCATTGAGCGGATTACTGCCAAAACACTGCTGCTAGGCTATACAGGTGATTTGCTGTACCCTCCCGAAAGTGTGAAAGAAATCGCGGAAGCCCTTCGGGAAGCTGGGAAAGAAGCGGAGTACGTGGAAGTAAAAACTGATTTCGGGCATGATGGATTCCTCGCAGAGTTCCCTAAATGGGGAGGAATCCTCCAGGCAGCCCTTACGAATTAA